The DNA sequence ttattcaataagCATATGAGActttcgtattttttttaaaataagtatttccGTAAactctattttagattttaagtatttattaaagtttgttttatttatgaaaccTTTCACacctggcgcgttgttaaaaagaaaagtttttaagttcaagtttagtaaCACACTAGCTccttgaaaattctaaaatgtctttattggaGAGCAGAgtgttacagttggtattagAGGCCAGATCGAAAGATTCTatagacttttcaaaataaagagaggaaaaagttttgcaaagaaatttttttaaaaaaagaaacagagaagttttttcaaaataaaaaaggaaggaaatgaatgtttaaGCCGATGTCTCCCCAAGGCAAGTTCTGCCCTGTAGTAAGTAcgttataaatttttcttttagtatttaaatGCATTTTGATTGAcattgttaaaacatgcatgttagaATGGCACCCCGTGGAAGAAGACCACGCACCCCACTCTAAAAACAATACCACACAAGATGAGAATTCAGAAGCACTCGTTGTTGCAGCAACACGTTTCTTTCAAAGGATGGTCAATGGTGTTATGGTGGTAGGTAGAACCCTACAAGTAGGAGGCACATTAGAACAGCTCTCCCACCAGCACCCACCTACTTTATTGCACAAAGGATGGTCAAATGCCATGGATGCGAAGAGCTGGATCGAACGATTGGAGCAAATCTTTGAGGCACTTTATTGCACAGAGTTATGTTGCTTTCAACTTAACAGATGCGACAAACAAGTTGTGGAAGTCAACACGAGCACTCTTGCAGATGGAACTAGAAGATGGAGTCCCTATCGCATGGGAgtgttttaagaaaatatttttggagcatTTCTTTCCACAGACTCTTCGTGAGTCTAGGGCTCATCAGTTTGCAGATCTTAACCAAGGAACGATGACGATAGACCAATACGCCACCAAATTCATGGAATTGTTCTGTTTCGCCAGTTACTTAATTAcggatgaggaaaagaaagctgaaaaTTTTGAGCACGGCCTAAATCGCAGGATTAGGGAGCGTGTATGTACTCTTAGGATTCGGAGTTTCACGGAGCTGGTCACCCGAGTTACCATTGTTGAAGAAGACATTCAAGAAATTTTTGACTACAATAATCAAAGGAAgcgacaacaacaacaacaactccaaccaGCATCACATCAGGATAAGAGGCCTTTTCAGGATAATGGACAACAGCCACGACAGGGCGAGATAGGATGGCTCCCCATGTGTGAGAAGTGTAGTAAGAGGCATGCAAGGAAATGTTTGATGGGGACCGGAACATGTTCCAAGTGTGGGAAGGAAGGAAATCATCTTTGAGATTGCCCTGAGAAGAATATAGCTACCACTCAAGCTACAAGAGACAGACAGAAGAATATGGCATTAGCTCGAGTTTTCTCCTTGGCACAGTTGTGTGACACGGATGTGCCCATCAATGAGAACACATgtaactaatttcctcaattaGAAATATTGGTTATTGTTGGAATACTCTTTGCATCATGCTTGGTTGCTTGTTTGATAAGTTCCATGGATAGTGGTGATTGTGCTAGTGTGGGTGACCATAATACTATTCTAACTCCAACTACTAGCACTAGTGCTACCTCCCCTCCCCTACACCTCCTTTGATTCCTACTCCCATGGGTCCACCAACGTTTCCATTGTGTTGGAATATTTTACCAAATTAGAGAGTGGTGATCCCAATGAACCActagcaaaatataataattgtgGTGTTCTTTATAGTTGTCATTATAAACGATATGGCACTTCCTACTTGAAAAATCATTTAGAATAATAGTGCAAGAAGAACCTTGTAAAGTACTTGAAAAGAATCAATCTAACTTAAAGATCGGACTTAAGAAGGTAGgggatgggagtagtggggaTGATATATTGAAAGGGTTTGTGAATTTTGACCTGGAGAGGTGTTGAAAGAGTTAGTTCTTATGATTATAATTGACGAGCTACCATTTCGATTTATGAAGGGTGAAGAGTTTCAAGCCTACTCTAAGGATTAAGAACATAGGTTTAACATTCATTCTCGCCAAACGGTGGTGAAGAATGTTCTCAACGTATATGGAATTGAGAAGGATTTGTTAAAACATTTATTGAATGGCCAAAGAGTTTGCCTTAGTATTGATACATGGACATCGGTCCAAAATTTGAACTACATGTATTTGCTTGCTTATTTTGTAGATAGTGATTGGAGGTTACATAAAAGATTCTTAAGTTTTGTTTAATTGACAATTACAAAGGTGAAACTATTGGGAAGGCAGTGAAGTCTGGAATAAAGGAGTAAGGTTTGCATGAAGTGGTGACAATAACAGTGGATAATGCTTTGTCTAATGATACCACACTTGGGTATTTCAAGAATATGGTTAGAGAGGAAAGTATGTCCATATTGGGAGGTGAGTTTTTACATGTTCGATGTTCTACACATGTCCTCAATCTTATTTTGACTGACAGCTTGAAAGATGTTCATGAGTCGGTTGCAAGAGTAAGAAATACAATATGGTTTGTGAGATATTCACCTACTAGGCATAAGAAATTCAAGAGTTTTGTTAATGTTGTGGCTCTTGAATGTAAGAAGATGTTCTGTCTTGATGTTCTTACAAGATGTAATttaaccttcttgatgttggaaaTGACTAAACAATATAGAATAGACTTTGATGCCATGGGAGATGAGGACATGCAATATATTCGCTACTTTGATGATAACGAAGGGAGACCGAGGTAGCCCAACAGTaggaaaatatctagatttttgTAAACCTTTTGTGGTTTTTTTATGATGTCACACATCATTTCTGGGTCTTTATACGTAACAGCCAATAAATATGGTCAACAAGTTTGTTAGGTGAATGAGCAATTAGATTAATTGTGATAAAGTGTTGCTGCCTTAAGTATTATGGCATTGAACATGAAGCTCAAGTACGAGAAATATCAGGGAGATTTAAGTAAGATCAATGTTTTGCTATATGTTGTTATTGTTCTTGACCTACGGTAAAAAATTGATGGAATGACGTATGGGGTGGAAAAAAATAGCGGGAAGGGATTGTTGGATTGTGTTAAGGGTTAAGGACACCTCAATAGGTTGCATTCGAGGGGTTAATATAGATGTTCCACCATCGACCGCATTGGCTCCTCTCAAAATGGGGTATGAGGTTTGTGATACCCACAAGCTTTAGAAGAGTTTAGACTGCTAATCGGACTTGGAAATATACTTGTCAGCTGAGTTATATCTATATGTGGAGGACTTTGATATTTTAGGTTTGTGGAAAGTAAATGCTATCAAGTATCCTATTATTGAAGAGATAGCCAATAGTATTTCTGGTCATCTCTATTTCTACCATAGCCTCAGAGTCTGCATTTAGCACTGAAAGGTGCATTTTGGACCTATTTTGGAGTTCATTTCTCCTGATAttatggaggctttgatttgcatcAAAATTGGATCAAAGGGAAGCCAATTTAAGTTCAGGAGGTGGTGGACTTTGTGGAGAGCTATAGGGAGGAAGATGTTGATCACCTTGGGAGCAATAATTGTTCTTAATTTATTCTTTGATATTGCTTATATagaatgttatatttatttgataaacttaattttaatatcaattgtTGTAGGAACAACTTCAAAAAAAGATGTGACATCTCAATCTATGTCAGCCGCACATTAATTGTCTAATACACCATTGgtaagttatttaattttttttttttttgttggtacttatgttattattttttctaattgattttcttttctttcttagaTTTTATGATGTCACTTAGAATTGGAAGGGACTTTAGTTTGGGCCTTTAGCAAATAGTTTCTTATTTTGTtccttatttctattttttatgtattataatttgtaaCATTGTTACTCTTAAGTTATTCAaactatttgtaatatttttaaattaattgataatagttttagattaatgTGTAATAGTTTTAGAcaactttgtaatattttagaattaatagTCAGcaaatttattatgtttatttatatttggacataagatttaattttatatattttaggttttcagattttagatttattttgagaatatttgaagTGGAAAATAGGTTCGAGGTCGAAAATTAGCCCAAAACACTCTAAAAAGGGATTGTGGGCCAAAAAATGTCACAAAAACAAGTTTTGGGTCCAAAGGTGAGCAGATGGCCCATCGACCAATCCAACCTCCCAGCATCTAGGCAGGGGCACCTAGCCAAGCAAGACAAGGTCAAGGCCAGGCCCATGTGGGCTTGCTACCCACCGACTAGGGGCTGGTAGCCGGCCTACTAAATGTTGCCACAAGCTAGCTATGTTTATAAACAAAACTAGCTACATAGACAAAAATGATACCTAGTTGTTAATTGCTTGTTATGAATAGGGAAATAGGATGTCATACAGTGCTATACTATTAAGAAATTGTCTTCTAATTTTGTTGTATACCAAAAACCTTCGGAGCTTTTGAGTTTGgatttctttcaatttcttcttcctcctttaaATATAATGtacaaaaccaacaaaacatGACAATCTCAATCAAGAGATTTCATTGGGGCTGGGTTCACGATGATCAACTGGTtgacatattataaattttggCTTAGTTAGGTCTGCCAATACTGAACTAATCGGGTTAGTTCAAATGATTAGTTATAAAGAAAAGTATTTTGAGTTACAAAAAACTCCATCCATCATCTTCAATATTTGATCACCTAGTTTCATATTTGATTAGCTATAAAGAAAAGTCATGCAATTGAACACCTAGTTTCATATTTGATCagaataactaattaattattcataatCAATTTCAGACACAACAAGCTGTTATCAGTATCTTCAAGATTTCAATGGAAATTCAATATATCTAATGACATAGATGGTTAATTTGACGACTTTTTTAGATAatgaagaatataataataacacgAGTATATAAGATCCTCGATTAAATTGAAGTACTTTTATTGCCAGTAAAGACTAATATAAAGTAAACTATGAAcacctaaaaagaaaatgatgttaGATACCAAGATACTTGTAAGGAAAGTCCTCGACttattttttaccattttatGTTACTTTCATCCGAAAACTATGTTGTTGTTGGATATCATGACTAGTCTACTCAGACAcaacttctttgttttttaatctatacttaatttatttaatccAATCGAATACAGTAGTAAAAAGAAACCATTCCCAATCACAAAAAACAATATCcataataaaatagaataaaagtttaaGCGAAGTACACCTCTCTCATATTTGAGCTCAATGACTAACTATACCAAAATCCAATTCATAGATAACTTACCATTATTACTATCATTAacgatttcaaaagaaaatcaatgtATCTTAATTGCATATACAATTTGACAACCTTTTTGAGgtatcaaaaacaaaataataacaagaGTATATATGATCTTCCATGAAGTTGTAGCATCTTTGTAGCCAATAATGATTAATATAAAGAAGACTAATTATGctaaagaagaagatgatgtaaGATACCGAGAAACTTGTATGGAAGACCAAAGGATCTACTTCATACCATTTTCTATCGCTTGCATTTGAAGATTGGGTTGATCTTGGATCTGATTGGTTTACTTTGGTGCAACTTTTATCTAGTGGTGGTCCACAGAGAAATAGGTTTCCTTCATAGCTGCTTTTCTCAAATGTTCCAAATTGTGCTTTCATATCTGGAACTTTACCTGATAAGTTGTTGTGAGCCACGTTGAATACCTCAAGAAAGGTTAGATCAATCAGTGCTGAAGGAATTTCTCCACTCAAACTATTATGAGAGAGATCTAAACTTTCCAAGGGAGTCAACTTTGAAAATGATTCAGGAATTGTACCAGTCAACTGATTATAAGATAAGTTCAGTGCATGCAATGAAGATATTTGTCCTAATTCCGGTGGGATGCCGCCTGCCAGTTTGTTGCATGACAAATCCAATCCAGACATGTAACCAAGGATAGAACCCTTATAAGAATTATGCCTATATTTGGTTACAAACTCGATCTCTACTTCTACATCAACATCTTTAAGATATTGGTAAAAGTTACCATACGTATTTGAGAAGCCTTTATACGTGTAAGATAATTTAATAAACAGACTAGATGAATCAACTTTTCCACTAAAATAGTCAACACTAGGTGTCGTTGTCTTCCCAAAATATATGTCATGGAGGCATTGTGGTATGGTCCCAGAAAAAGCATTCTTGGAAAGATCCATTATGCTTATCATTCTTAACAAACACAGCTGATTCGGAATTATACCAGTGAAATGATTGCCACTCAACAAAAGTACTTTTAAGCGTTGAAGTTGTTTGATTTCAACAGAGATGCTGCCTGTAAAGTTGTTATCTCCAATATCCAATGTCAAAAGagatgagaaattgaaaagaacTTTTGGTATTGATCCTGTGAATTTGTTCCCTTGCAAATATAGGTGTTCAAGCTTTGGTAGATTCAAGCAAGAAGGTAACGATCCCGTAAATAAATTATGAGAAAGGTCTAAAGTACCTGTCATATTTAGTTCACATGGGATCCGACCATAAAAGCCATTGTTAGCCATAACAAGAGTTTTCAAGGCTGACGAGTTCCCAATCCATCGGGGGATAGTATCTGAAATTCTATTGTTGCTAATATCTAAATATGACAGGGAAACAGTTGAATTAGTTACCAGTGTGATACTTGTGAATTGATTATCATTCATCTGCAGAATTTCCTGGTTTGTCCCAACAAAAATTGCACCATTGAAGCCGTTATGAGCAAGGTTCAAAATCCTTAATGACAAGCAACCTGTATTTAATCCTCTTGGGACCCCGCCTGAGAAATTATTGGAAGAAAAATCTAATACCTCCAAATAAAGCATGCCACTAATTGAAGAAGGAAGATTACCTTCAAGATTATTATTGGAAAGATTTAGATATAATAAGTTTGGAAAAATCTTGCCAATGTTTTCTGGAAGTTTTCCGTCCAAGTGATTGGCTGAGACATCCATCCAGGTCATATGCGTGTGGATCAATGTTGGTAGATATAACTGGCCAACAAAAGAGTTATTTCGAAGATTTAGCAAGCGTAATCTTGTATTGTTTTCAACCATCCAATTCGGAAAGCTTCCTTTCAACTTGTTGTGAGAAAGAGAAACTGTATCCAGTTCGTGTTGGGCAAGAAGAAATTTTGGAATACTACCAGTGAGCCTGTTCAGATTACAGTTAGACAATTCAATGATCTTTAGCTGAAACAAAGGGGACCAACCCATGGAACCTTCAGTTTCTATTTcaactttattgctttggttgtTGAATCGAAGAACCTCAAGCTTAGAGTAGTTGGCGAACAAGGTGAATGAGAATACCCCAACAAACTGGTTATAACTAAAATCAATGTACTCGAGACTTGTTCTGCTGGCTTCTACATATGATGATGAAGCATTTCCATTGAATTGGTTAGCAGAAATATCTAACACCACAAGAGATTTCATATTGTTTATGCATGGAGGTAGGATCCCCTCAAAGTAATTGTAAGATAGATCCAACACTTCAAGCTTCTTCAATGCACAAAATTCtgtcaaaataaataacatcaaAATTGATTATGCTCTACTCTAACAATCGGTCAGACCAATCACCTTTAtgttcaatataaaaaaaaatggccaaTTCATAAGTAATTATAGATCATTTGGGCAATGCTAACAAAGTGTAAATGCCTGTGCAAAAGTAGTTTCCTAACAGATTGAGAAATGATTCCTAAGAACAAATTTGCACTGATATCCAAATTATTTCTCTAACTTGCTTAAATTGGCCTGTCCTACAAGAGAGATGGTGTCAAGTTTTTCAGCTAACTATAAAGATAgattgcttttgtttttctccCACCAATTAATTACCATGCactttttttatacttattcttGAACTTTGACTTGTAAGTGTAACTGATCTGAACATAATTGCTTTTTCAGTATCAATTAtacatttgtaaaaaaaatcacaattgtttttataacaaatatacaTGTCTGAAAAGGCAAAAGTATTCTTAATATTAACCTTAAGCATCTCCaattaaatgaaagttgataatttcatctttttatgTGTATATTCTTGTTAAAACGGTGGATACTTGACAATGGAAATTCGAATTAAGGTCATAGTTACATTGTGTTCTTCATGTGTAGTGGATGCAAAAGATATGTAGAATACTAATTATTCATGTCGTCAGATGAGATAACTCTTTCTTACCTTGGATTGCTAGTCGTCCACCAAAATGATTATGTCTCAAGATAAGAACCTCCAAGTTGCTTAAATTTGCTAGCTCTGCATAacagtaaattaaaaaatgatctcattttaattatatcttaataGAATTTGTTGTTATAACATATTTCACACTGCCATTGAACGATCCCCTACTATCACTAATGAGTATCATCATTGCCTTAACGTCATGAATGATTTAGATTTAGATTATCAAATCAATCTTatgatttcaattttgttttgtttctaagGTAATATGAAATTCAAGTTTAAAATCTTGTCCACATCTAAATAATGTTGACATTTGATTCAAAGTGGCACATACAAATGTAATGCACTTGTATCTCAAAAACTATGAATCTAtgcattaaaattattgttcaaaTGCCAAAGAGAAAGATTAATTTTGGTAATGTTTGTTtccacaaaaaattatatatatatatatattttaattaacatgcatgctatatatgtcacatattatatacatgtaagCTAACAAATGACGTCCTAAAAAATCAACATACCTTTGGTTGGAAAGGATCCCGTCAACTCATTGTATTCAAGATTGAGAGTTTTAAGGGATTTGATTGCAGCAATTGATTGAAGAAAACCAGTACTCGCGTTGAGGTCATTGTCACTAAGATCTAATATCTCCAGGTTCTCCAATCTTGACAACATTTTCCAAcctgtattaataatttaataatttatttttttatgaaacgAAGAAAAAACCAATACAATTAGAAtgaatattaagaaaaagtGTAGATGTATTACAATCCCATCTCCAGAGCACACATTACTTTTAGTGGCTTCTCTGAGGGTCTTTGAAGCACTACTACTGCTTCAGCTaattaaagagagaaaaaacaatTGGATGGAGTTGTTATGCGTAGTTGAATAAGGGCTTTAGACTCTCAAAAGGATTTTATTGGACGGACCCACTAAACCAACCCATTCTAATTGCATGTTAAATTCATCCACATATATCCGCCAAAGCACAAGATTCCAAATATGTAAAACCCATATCCGTGATTATCCACTTTCATTTCTTATCATTCGACAACCGTCCGCTATTCATTAATTTAGTTTTGCAAAGTAGAAAATATCACTTTcgtatcatttttatttggaaatgaattttcttattttttttactcaatgattaagaaattattttttgaataatgttgtcattttttttataaaaatttaaggatataaaaaatatatgagaaaaaacTAATTGATTAAGAAAA is a window from the Juglans regia cultivar Chandler chromosome 7, Walnut 2.0, whole genome shotgun sequence genome containing:
- the LOC108980876 gene encoding receptor like protein 21-like isoform X1, which produces MNMGVLQYYFSMKVLLWVLVVFVQTHEYMGCLEEERIGLLHLKSFLIISISSTGAYNSDYDLLPSWVDHEKSDCCGWERVTCNSTTSHVIELSLDNLTQYPDYDLHFYFKMVEYNEEHQWLLNVSLLEPFKELRSLDLSFNAIDGCIPDEGFEKLSTLRNLEILNLGYNFFDDISILQSLGSITSLKTLNLTWNNVEGYFPAQELVTLRNLNTLDISSNLYIGTLPNQGFERLAVLRNLETLILDYNSFGYSIIPSLSNLTSLMTLSLSGNSLGVDEGVINVEGGTFERLAVLRNLKTLNLEFNEFDDSIIPSLSGLTSLATLNLARNRIQGVNYGEGWKMLSRLENLEILDLSHNSLNDTSCLQSIAAIKSLKNLNLAHNIELGRSFPTKGWKMLSRLENLEILDLSDNDLNASTGFLQSIAAIKSLKTLNLEYNELTGSFPTKELANLSNLEVLILRHNHFGGRLAIQEFCALKKLEVLDLSYNYFEGILPPCINNMKSLVVLDISANQFNGNASSSYVEASRTSLEYIDFSYNQFVGVFSFTLFANYSKLEVLRFNNQSNKVEIETEGSMGWSPLFQLKIIELSNCNLNRLTGSIPKFLLAQHELDTVSLSHNKLKGSFPNWMVENNTRLRLLNLRNNSFVGQLYLPTLIHTHMTWMDVSANHLDGKLPENIGKIFPNLLYLNLSNNNLEGNLPSSISGMLYLEVLDFSSNNFSGGVPRGLNTGCLSLRILNLAHNGFNGAIFVGTNQEILQMNDNQFTSITLVTNSTVSLSYLDISNNRISDTIPRWIGNSSALKTLVMANNGFYGRIPCELNMTGTLDLSHNLFTGSLPSCLNLPKLEHLYLQGNKFTGSIPKVLFNFSSLLTLDIGDNNFTGSISVEIKQLQRLKVLLLSGNHFTGIIPNQLCLLRMISIMDLSKNAFSGTIPQCLHDIYFGKTTTPSVDYFSGKVDSSSLFIKLSYTYKGFSNTYGNFYQYLKDVDVEVEIEFVTKYRHNSYKGSILGYMSGLDLSCNKLAGGIPPELGQISSLHALNLSYNQLTGTIPESFSKLTPLESLDLSHNSLSGEIPSALIDLTFLEVFNVAHNNLSGKVPDMKAQFGTFEKSSYEGNLFLCGPPLDKSCTKVNQSDPRSTQSSNASDRKWYEVDPLVFHTSFSVSYIIFFFSIISLLYINHYWLQRCYNFMEDHIYSCYYFVFDTSKRLSNCICN
- the LOC108980876 gene encoding receptor like protein 21-like isoform X3, with translation MQSMVAYQMKIYFAGFEKLSTLRNLEILNLGYNFFDDISILQSLGSITSLKTLNLTWNNVEGYFPAQELVTLRNLNTLDISSNLYIGTLPNQGFERLAVLRNLETLILDYNSFGYSIIPSLSNLTSLMTLSLSGNSLGVDEGVINVEGGTFERLAVLRNLKTLNLEFNEFDDSIIPSLSGLTSLATLNLARNRIQGVNYGEGWKMLSRLENLEILDLSHNSLNDTSCLQSIAAIKSLKNLNLAHNIELGRSFPTKGWKMLSRLENLEILDLSDNDLNASTGFLQSIAAIKSLKTLNLEYNELTGSFPTKELANLSNLEVLILRHNHFGGRLAIQEFCALKKLEVLDLSYNYFEGILPPCINNMKSLVVLDISANQFNGNASSSYVEASRTSLEYIDFSYNQFVGVFSFTLFANYSKLEVLRFNNQSNKVEIETEGSMGWSPLFQLKIIELSNCNLNRLTGSIPKFLLAQHELDTVSLSHNKLKGSFPNWMVENNTRLRLLNLRNNSFVGQLYLPTLIHTHMTWMDVSANHLDGKLPENIGKIFPNLLYLNLSNNNLEGNLPSSISGMLYLEVLDFSSNNFSGGVPRGLNTGCLSLRILNLAHNGFNGAIFVGTNQEILQMNDNQFTSITLVTNSTVSLSYLDISNNRISDTIPRWIGNSSALKTLVMANNGFYGRIPCELNMTGTLDLSHNLFTGSLPSCLNLPKLEHLYLQGNKFTGSIPKVLFNFSSLLTLDIGDNNFTGSISVEIKQLQRLKVLLLSGNHFTGIIPNQLCLLRMISIMDLSKNAFSGTIPQCLHDIYFGKTTTPSVDYFSGKVDSSSLFIKLSYTYKGFSNTYGNFYQYLKDVDVEVEIEFVTKYRHNSYKGSILGYMSGLDLSCNKLAGGIPPELGQISSLHALNLSYNQLTGTIPESFSKLTPLESLDLSHNSLSGEIPSALIDLTFLEVFNVAHNNLSGKVPDMKAQFGTFEKSSYEGNLFLCGPPLDKSCTKVNQSDPRSTQSSNASDRKWYEVDPLVFHTSFSVSYIIFFFSIISLLYINHYWLQRCYNFMEDHIYSCYYFVFDTSKRLSNCICN
- the LOC108980876 gene encoding receptor-like protein 14 isoform X2; the encoded protein is MNMGVLQYYFSMKVLLWVLVVFVQTHEYMGCLEEERIGLLHLKSFLIISISSTGAYNSDYDLLPSWVDHEKSDCCGWERVTCNSTTSHVIELSLDNLTQYPDYDLHFYFKMVEYNEEHQWLLNVSLLEPFKELRSLDLSFNAIDGCIPDEGFEKLSTLRNLEILNLGYNFFDDISILQSLGSITSLKTLNLTWNNVEGYFPAQELVTLRNLNTLDISSNLYIGTLPNQGFERLAVLRNLETLILDYNSFGYSIIPSLSNLTSLMTLSLSGNSLGVDEGVINVEGGTFERLAVLRNLKTLNLEFNEFDDSIIPSLSGLTSLATLNLARNRIQGVNYGEGWKMLSRLENLEILDLSHNSLNDTSCLQSIAAIKSLKNLNLAHNIELGRSFPTKELANLSNLEVLILRHNHFGGRLAIQEFCALKKLEVLDLSYNYFEGILPPCINNMKSLVVLDISANQFNGNASSSYVEASRTSLEYIDFSYNQFVGVFSFTLFANYSKLEVLRFNNQSNKVEIETEGSMGWSPLFQLKIIELSNCNLNRLTGSIPKFLLAQHELDTVSLSHNKLKGSFPNWMVENNTRLRLLNLRNNSFVGQLYLPTLIHTHMTWMDVSANHLDGKLPENIGKIFPNLLYLNLSNNNLEGNLPSSISGMLYLEVLDFSSNNFSGGVPRGLNTGCLSLRILNLAHNGFNGAIFVGTNQEILQMNDNQFTSITLVTNSTVSLSYLDISNNRISDTIPRWIGNSSALKTLVMANNGFYGRIPCELNMTGTLDLSHNLFTGSLPSCLNLPKLEHLYLQGNKFTGSIPKVLFNFSSLLTLDIGDNNFTGSISVEIKQLQRLKVLLLSGNHFTGIIPNQLCLLRMISIMDLSKNAFSGTIPQCLHDIYFGKTTTPSVDYFSGKVDSSSLFIKLSYTYKGFSNTYGNFYQYLKDVDVEVEIEFVTKYRHNSYKGSILGYMSGLDLSCNKLAGGIPPELGQISSLHALNLSYNQLTGTIPESFSKLTPLESLDLSHNSLSGEIPSALIDLTFLEVFNVAHNNLSGKVPDMKAQFGTFEKSSYEGNLFLCGPPLDKSCTKVNQSDPRSTQSSNASDRKWYEVDPLVFHTSFSVSYIIFFFSIISLLYINHYWLQRCYNFMEDHIYSCYYFVFDTSKRLSNCICN
- the LOC108980872 gene encoding uncharacterized protein LOC108980872: MPWMRRAGSNDWSKSLRHFIAQSYVAFNLTDATNKLWKSTRALLQMELEDGVPIAWECFKKIFLEHFFPQTLRESRAHQFADLNQGTMTIDQYATKFMELFCFASYLITDEEKKAENFEHGLNRRIRERVCTLRIRSFTELVTRVTIVEEDIQEIFDYNNQRKRQQQQQLQPASHQDKRPFQDNGQQPRQGEIGWLPMCEKCSKRHARKCLMGTGTCSKCGKEGNHL